Proteins encoded in a region of the Paenibacillus pedocola genome:
- a CDS encoding carbohydrate ABC transporter permease: protein MGLHTEKNLPVKAAASKRAVWRKRVRDNKFAYMLMVPTIIFMLLVHLLPMIQGFWMSFLKLNQFTLGKYLKAPFVGIDNYVGLLFNSDNPVRQGLNFAIRNTAIYAVIVTIGVMVMGLMMAMLLNRDFPGRSIARTAMLLPWVVPSYVVGVLWGFMWQQNGIINYFLVDVLHLYAEKPFWLLGPNTIWAIIIPTIWRGWPFLMVIFLAGLQTIPEDIYEAATIDGAGKFRQFWNMTLPMLKPVIAVQLLFQIINNVYSYNIVSTMFGNGAGYPGEWGDLLMTALTRQSFGYWSFGSGSAASIMLMFAMLMIVGVWYRAFRTELNTQ from the coding sequence ATGGGACTCCATACTGAAAAAAATCTTCCCGTAAAAGCGGCCGCAAGCAAACGCGCAGTGTGGCGCAAGCGGGTTAGAGATAATAAATTTGCTTATATGCTGATGGTTCCGACCATCATTTTCATGTTGCTGGTGCATCTGCTCCCGATGATTCAGGGATTCTGGATGTCCTTTTTGAAGCTGAACCAATTTACGTTGGGCAAATATTTGAAGGCACCTTTTGTAGGGATAGACAATTATGTTGGACTGTTGTTCAATTCCGATAATCCGGTCCGCCAAGGGTTGAATTTCGCCATTCGCAACACGGCCATTTACGCGGTCATCGTGACGATTGGTGTAATGGTTATGGGCCTAATGATGGCCATGCTGCTGAACCGTGATTTTCCCGGCCGCAGTATTGCCCGTACAGCAATGTTGCTTCCATGGGTTGTACCGTCTTATGTTGTCGGTGTACTCTGGGGCTTCATGTGGCAGCAAAACGGTATTATCAACTATTTCCTGGTTGACGTTCTGCATCTCTATGCAGAGAAGCCTTTCTGGCTGCTTGGACCGAATACGATTTGGGCGATCATTATCCCGACCATCTGGCGAGGCTGGCCGTTCCTTATGGTTATTTTCCTGGCTGGACTTCAGACGATTCCGGAAGATATCTACGAAGCGGCAACCATTGACGGTGCGGGCAAATTCCGCCAGTTCTGGAATATGACGCTGCCGATGCTTAAGCCGGTTATTGCCGTACAGCTTTTATTCCAAATTATTAACAACGTCTACTCCTATAACATCGTTTCCACGATGTTCGGCAACGGTGCCGGATATCCAGGGGAATGGGGCGACCTCCTGATGACAGCTTTGACCCGCCAATCCTTCGGTTATTGGTCCTTCGGTTCAGGTTCTGCCGCTTCAATCATGCTGATGTTTGCCATGCTGATGATCGTCGGCGTTTGGTACCGCGCTTTTAGAACGGAGTTGAATACACAATGA
- a CDS encoding carbohydrate ABC transporter permease, which translates to MSTHRKRSVSSFLLTSVTWLIVLLTIFPILWMVFTSLHSNDQILNGITTFSLPKPQWVNYINMWDTVNFAVYFRNSLLICGATTLLAGTFAVLAGYALARFDFPGSKLFSMSIISTQLIPGIMFLFPIYLMFLWIKNTFGLPMINTYWGMILVYTAFYTPISIWIMRSFFVSIPRDLEESATIDGCTKFQAFYKIILPLSLPGIIATGIFIFLTAWDELLFAWVLTTSSDVQTIPVGIRLFVGQYNTRYDLLMAASTVVTVPVMVIFFMTQKYFISGMTAGAVKG; encoded by the coding sequence ATGAGTACACATCGTAAACGTTCTGTCAGTTCGTTCCTGCTGACTTCAGTAACCTGGCTTATCGTTCTATTGACGATATTCCCAATCTTGTGGATGGTCTTCACCTCACTGCACTCCAATGATCAAATTCTGAACGGGATCACTACCTTCAGCCTGCCGAAGCCGCAGTGGGTCAATTATATCAATATGTGGGATACAGTTAACTTTGCCGTCTATTTCCGCAACAGCCTTCTGATCTGCGGTGCGACGACTCTGCTTGCCGGTACCTTTGCTGTACTGGCCGGATATGCACTGGCCCGGTTTGATTTTCCGGGATCGAAGCTGTTCAGCATGAGTATCATATCCACCCAGTTGATTCCGGGGATTATGTTCCTGTTCCCGATCTATCTGATGTTCCTGTGGATCAAGAATACATTCGGCTTGCCGATGATCAACACGTACTGGGGAATGATTCTCGTCTATACGGCGTTCTATACCCCGATCAGTATCTGGATTATGCGCAGCTTCTTTGTCTCGATTCCAAGAGATTTGGAAGAATCAGCTACCATTGACGGCTGTACGAAATTCCAAGCCTTTTACAAAATTATTCTGCCGCTGTCTCTGCCCGGGATCATTGCGACAGGTATCTTTATCTTCCTTACGGCTTGGGATGAGCTTCTCTTCGCCTGGGTACTTACGACCAGTTCGGATGTACAGACCATTCCAGTCGGCATCCGCCTGTTTGTCGGCCAGTACAATACCCGTTATGACCTGCTGATGGCCGCTTCTACTGTAGTAACGGTACCGGTTATGGTGATATTTTTCATGACGCAGAAATACTTTATTAGCGGTATGACCGCGGGGGCCGTCAAGGGCTGA
- a CDS encoding sugar ABC transporter substrate-binding protein produces MKKTAVSISALLMAFSVVVSGCGGNSNSTNAANNGGVKEESSATTAPATSKAPSMEPVTLNAWVMPNSPKPDADFLKTIDPYLKEHPNVSVKVTVLDWGSAWTKITTAATSGEGPDLLQLGSTWVPAIASMGGIDKVTDKVADVGGAEAFLPAIWKTTSIAGDSEVYGVPWFVDARAIYYRTDVFKQAGVDTATAFKDWDSFKSALQAVNGQTVDGKKIAALGLPGKNDWNVVHNIFPWIWAAGGDVLSEDNKNVTFNEDKGLDGVMYYTGLAAEGLVDKASLEKNSSQIEGDFGDGKSAVIISGPWLAKNFATPKANGGMDDKKAAKNFAVAPLPAGPGGQATFVGGSELTVFSGSKNKEATWELIKYLTADEAQKAYAAVSGQLPARLSLLESPDLDANMKAFSEATKYGRTYPAIPQWGPTETALQKHFANVWDIVAGVKGKYSRESVKEELDSAAAEVKAIINQ; encoded by the coding sequence TTGAAAAAGACAGCAGTATCAATCAGTGCACTGCTCATGGCATTTTCAGTAGTTGTCAGCGGGTGTGGAGGCAATAGCAATTCCACAAATGCGGCTAACAACGGAGGAGTGAAAGAAGAGTCGAGCGCAACTACGGCTCCTGCAACTTCAAAAGCTCCAAGCATGGAACCTGTTACACTGAACGCCTGGGTGATGCCGAACAGCCCGAAACCGGATGCGGACTTCCTGAAGACCATTGATCCCTACCTGAAAGAGCATCCGAATGTCTCCGTCAAGGTAACGGTACTTGACTGGGGTTCTGCCTGGACTAAGATCACAACGGCGGCAACAAGCGGCGAAGGCCCGGATCTGCTTCAACTGGGTAGCACCTGGGTACCGGCAATTGCCAGCATGGGCGGTATTGATAAAGTGACTGACAAAGTTGCTGATGTGGGCGGCGCAGAAGCCTTCTTGCCGGCTATCTGGAAAACAACCTCCATCGCAGGCGACAGTGAAGTATACGGAGTGCCTTGGTTCGTAGATGCACGTGCGATTTACTACCGGACGGATGTATTCAAGCAAGCCGGTGTTGACACAGCAACAGCTTTTAAGGATTGGGATTCCTTCAAAAGCGCGCTGCAAGCGGTCAACGGACAGACGGTTGACGGGAAGAAGATCGCCGCACTCGGACTTCCGGGTAAAAACGACTGGAACGTAGTGCATAATATCTTCCCTTGGATCTGGGCTGCAGGCGGCGACGTTCTGTCGGAAGATAACAAAAACGTAACCTTCAACGAAGACAAAGGGCTTGATGGGGTTATGTACTACACAGGACTCGCAGCGGAAGGCCTTGTTGACAAGGCATCGCTTGAAAAGAACTCGTCGCAGATCGAGGGTGACTTCGGTGATGGCAAATCGGCCGTAATTATCTCCGGCCCATGGCTTGCGAAGAACTTTGCGACACCAAAAGCAAACGGCGGTATGGATGACAAGAAAGCAGCGAAAAACTTCGCGGTTGCTCCGCTTCCAGCCGGTCCCGGCGGACAAGCTACCTTTGTCGGCGGCAGTGAATTGACCGTATTCAGCGGCTCGAAGAATAAGGAAGCTACTTGGGAGCTTATTAAATACCTGACCGCTGATGAAGCGCAGAAGGCCTATGCTGCCGTATCCGGTCAGCTTCCAGCCAGACTGTCTCTTCTGGAATCGCCAGATCTGGATGCCAACATGAAAGCATTCTCGGAAGCAACCAAATACGGAAGAACCTATCCGGCTATTCCGCAATGGGGACCTACAGAAACAGCACTGCAAAAGCATTTTGCCAACGTCTGGGATATCGTTGCCGGCGTGAAGGGCAAGTACAGTAGAGAAAGCGTCAAGGAAGAGCTGGATTCTGCAGCAGCTGAAGTCAAAGCTATTATTAACCAATAG
- a CDS encoding GH36-type glycosyl hydrolase domain-containing protein: MLKLTTAREAAASAEDILRQAFADRIGAGAHVSALFTDSERRGAVGIAGLPIRVPAIQELLKLPALAALLPADAGASALFTITGDGAGLSLYIRHAGREEESAEIPETTAREALAQLQAAPGWAGSLNTEGEHIIDLRSPVPGPHFAVNLLLGNRLQFSHPLQTTPKSVVDRFGGGSFRSHAATQVLATRWDMRQEENGFPANRQFYLFENGKQIFYSADPGDEGIESAVCRHSQNSTVITYRTHCRLEIIRTIFILPHSEGLPLATEMQRIEIVNHGEGGRRLRLVYTGMFGSAAPGALFEDVLYSNVIMQGGVLQDSSGAVAAISPDYYPEGGRHDLRFHTMIVHGAEGPVLPREYCVSYNEFVGTGSLHRPAGALKLSSILHRKGPGFFAVAGEVHITAGSAVTVDQLTGLVSDKSGAPWNDTVLADEVGALVARFSDRSAAESALAESSGFVREYGKFLQVSSGDGDFDVFVNRNLPFQVLYQTFVSRSFCQTQKGYREIGFREIQDLYASMYYFVGMGRSSLVKSLLKEWTGMVFELGYAYHNFFWIGKEPGKWSDDALWLVQAVYRYVMLTGDLKFLDESCPVAGQDTSRPVFETLKAIIVYSGRISVGRHGLPLLDFADWNDCLKLDDTYLNGPAKEERYRKQLQAGGVFGDPLNSDYSESVMNAFLLKVAVDELSVLAARKGEQDYAAELDRFGAELRGRIQYHAWKDNFFARVLFNRYENGEYTYLGAAGDGLSSDPASDGSYFLNSFSWSILSGCADEAQITVMLDTMKEHLMTPFGLKLVSPVALGRVSSHTASDEYFPGDRENGGVFKHACMMAAAAMFKGAKEVSDAKLAAELGRFGYWLLDRIMPFKTMEDPFAICGNPRFCTQYNNSETGENVGPMLSGTSTWLTLSLMEALGIEYTAQGIKLNPILREEQTDFAYTLKLGGSSYRITISKPEGFRRIQDGTACLSLDGRALEEGLVPTADDGLSHEVELRFEG, from the coding sequence ATGCTAAAACTTACTACCGCAAGAGAAGCAGCGGCTTCGGCCGAAGACATCCTCAGGCAGGCGTTCGCTGACCGGATAGGAGCTGGCGCGCACGTTAGTGCCCTCTTCACCGATTCGGAACGCCGGGGGGCTGTGGGCATAGCCGGTTTGCCGATTCGGGTGCCTGCCATTCAGGAGCTGCTCAAGCTGCCCGCCTTGGCTGCGCTGCTGCCGGCTGATGCCGGCGCATCGGCGCTATTCACAATAACCGGTGATGGCGCGGGACTGTCGTTGTATATCCGGCACGCCGGAAGGGAGGAAGAGAGCGCTGAAATACCGGAGACCACCGCAAGGGAAGCGCTGGCGCAACTGCAAGCCGCACCCGGCTGGGCCGGGTCGCTTAACACGGAGGGAGAGCATATCATTGATTTGCGCTCACCCGTGCCGGGTCCGCATTTCGCGGTCAATCTGCTGCTGGGCAACCGTCTGCAGTTCTCCCATCCGCTCCAGACTACACCGAAGAGTGTTGTAGACCGGTTCGGCGGCGGGAGCTTCCGCTCCCACGCGGCAACCCAGGTGCTGGCTACCCGTTGGGATATGCGTCAGGAAGAGAACGGCTTCCCGGCCAACCGGCAGTTTTATTTGTTCGAAAACGGGAAGCAGATCTTCTACTCCGCAGACCCCGGAGATGAAGGGATTGAATCGGCGGTCTGCCGGCATTCCCAGAATTCAACCGTAATCACCTACCGTACGCATTGCAGATTGGAAATTATACGCACGATCTTTATCCTGCCCCACTCCGAAGGTCTGCCTCTGGCTACCGAAATGCAGCGGATAGAGATTGTGAATCACGGAGAAGGCGGCCGCCGTCTCCGGCTTGTCTACACCGGAATGTTCGGTTCCGCTGCTCCGGGTGCACTGTTCGAGGATGTGCTGTACAGCAATGTCATCATGCAGGGCGGCGTGCTTCAGGATTCCTCGGGAGCAGTGGCGGCCATCAGTCCCGATTATTATCCGGAAGGCGGACGTCACGACCTGCGCTTCCACACGATGATCGTTCACGGCGCCGAAGGACCGGTGCTGCCGCGCGAATATTGTGTCAGCTACAATGAGTTCGTCGGTACAGGCTCGCTGCACCGGCCGGCCGGTGCGCTCAAACTGAGCAGCATTCTGCACCGCAAGGGACCGGGCTTCTTCGCTGTAGCCGGTGAGGTTCATATAACAGCCGGCAGCGCGGTAACTGTCGACCAGTTGACCGGACTTGTCTCCGACAAGAGCGGTGCGCCTTGGAACGACACGGTACTGGCGGACGAGGTGGGGGCCTTGGTTGCCCGTTTCTCCGACCGCAGCGCTGCGGAATCGGCGCTGGCGGAATCGTCCGGCTTCGTGCGGGAGTATGGCAAGTTCCTGCAGGTATCCTCCGGTGACGGGGATTTTGATGTGTTTGTCAACCGCAACCTGCCGTTTCAGGTGCTCTACCAGACGTTTGTCTCCCGTTCCTTTTGCCAGACACAGAAGGGGTACCGGGAAATTGGTTTCCGCGAAATCCAGGATTTGTACGCCTCGATGTATTATTTCGTCGGTATGGGAAGAAGCAGCCTGGTGAAGAGTCTGCTGAAAGAATGGACCGGTATGGTGTTCGAGCTGGGCTATGCTTATCACAATTTCTTCTGGATCGGCAAGGAGCCGGGCAAATGGTCCGACGACGCACTATGGCTTGTTCAAGCGGTCTACCGCTATGTAATGCTCACAGGAGATCTGAAATTCCTGGACGAGTCCTGCCCGGTGGCGGGGCAAGATACCAGCCGCCCGGTATTCGAGACTTTGAAGGCGATCATTGTATATTCAGGGCGGATTTCAGTCGGCCGCCACGGTCTTCCGTTGCTGGATTTCGCAGACTGGAACGATTGCCTGAAGCTCGACGATACGTATCTCAACGGCCCGGCCAAGGAAGAACGCTATCGGAAGCAGCTACAAGCAGGCGGAGTCTTCGGCGATCCGCTGAATAGCGATTATTCCGAGAGCGTCATGAATGCTTTCCTGCTGAAGGTAGCGGTGGATGAATTGTCCGTACTGGCTGCGCGGAAGGGAGAGCAGGACTATGCCGCGGAGCTGGACCGCTTCGGGGCAGAGCTGCGGGGACGTATTCAATATCATGCCTGGAAGGATAACTTCTTCGCGCGCGTGCTGTTCAACCGGTATGAGAACGGCGAATACACCTATTTGGGAGCCGCCGGGGATGGTCTGTCTTCAGATCCGGCAAGTGACGGTTCTTACTTCCTGAACTCCTTCAGCTGGAGCATCTTGTCCGGCTGTGCGGATGAAGCGCAGATCACTGTGATGCTGGACACAATGAAGGAACATCTGATGACCCCATTTGGGCTGAAGCTGGTTTCACCTGTGGCACTGGGACGGGTGTCCTCTCACACGGCTTCGGACGAATACTTTCCGGGTGACCGGGAGAACGGCGGCGTGTTCAAGCATGCCTGCATGATGGCCGCTGCAGCCATGTTCAAGGGAGCCAAGGAAGTATCAGATGCGAAGCTTGCTGCCGAGTTGGGCCGCTTTGGCTACTGGCTGCTGGACCGGATCATGCCGTTTAAGACGATGGAAGATCCGTTCGCTATCTGCGGGAATCCGCGATTCTGCACCCAATACAACAACAGCGAGACGGGTGAGAACGTCGGTCCGATGCTAAGCGGTACATCGACCTGGCTCACCCTCTCGCTGATGGAAGCGCTGGGTATTGAATATACGGCGCAAGGCATTAAGCTTAATCCGATCCTGCGGGAAGAGCAGACCGACTTCGCCTACACCCTGAAGCTCGGCGGCTCCTCATACCGGATTACGATCAGCAAGCCGGAGGGCTTCCGCCGGATACAAGACGGAACAGCCTGCCTGTCGCTGGATGGCCGGGCGCTTGAGGAAGGTCTTGTGCCGACGGCGGATGATGGCCTCTCCCATGAGGTGGAACTGCGATTTGAAGGCTAA
- a CDS encoding carbohydrate binding domain-containing protein has protein sequence MYRRGISKLLVTVMLLSGLQLPGNIGLAKAAGPEGLPGSAVSVSSINAAGTARFADMKQHWAAEAADRLAAAGILQGDGQGQFGPSRAVSRAEMAVILGRVFRYTDSGSAAFSDVSASSWYSKDIGGSNAAGIITGYADGRFQPEAAVTRQDVLTMLGRAFMLEAASQNVLAAQADGSSVSGYAREAVSAMLDAGYIRGDSAGKLNPQAPMTRAELAVLLGRMIGWISADEGSYSIGEVSGNVIVNRADVRIEGGSVNGNLYVTAGTGEGAVSFSGLKVKGTTRISGGGGHSVVFHKSSLGQTIVDKAKVPVRLVLEDESSAARIELIHPAKVEIGTSSRVDALIVGTGAAGSEIVNRGHIGLLDPKAGSVLLNGTALKTGETLRGLSGSAASPQASATAAAAGGGTGGGVTPSPTPAATASAAPTATAAASATPAATATATPATNNDPWELVWNDEFDGSSIDGNKWNVQDTGTVYNNELEYYHPDNVALEMESGQGVLALEARKEAYGGKEYTSGKLTSKMKGDWTYGKFTVRAKLPVQQGMWPAIWMMPTDEEKQYGPWPGSGEMDIMELTGPVAGDTEKADLYPRTVHGSLHYDIPHMSQSKTYVLPEGKTFADDYHDFTLEWLPGLIRYYVDGKMYFETSDWGTKAEGQPDYYTYPAPFDRPFYMILNLAVGGDWPGNPAADFQSDKMYVDYVRVYKYKQLDEWPDVTGKRPTKPETSDPQRPVLADGNQIYNGDFKGAAAAGGLPQYWELIKNAGGAGSASVIEDKDKGKAVKVAIQEAGTQNYSVQLTQMPLLLEKGKAYKVTFDAKADAVRPVMSKLTEFGGGWTAYSKERNFQLTPDWQSFEYTFNMAQATDNNVRFEFNLGLNDITAYFANVRVVETQPLPVVRTPLADGNLIYNGGFELGEDRLGYWRFAVKPESGAAADAKVTNILELPLMKRIFSVQVDNTGKSAEDVMLTQTGLPLSAGGVYQLYFDARSEQSQPMGIKLEAGGGDTLYPDGSSLTLTPEWKSYTAEISMSSSAGTEGTLSFLLGQAAGHTEIDNVRLVRMAEPPALNGYLHLRGDQYSGASGISLMPSGEGGKDITDMDKGDYAEYKVVLPQAASIVPVARVSSVRAGSELELSVLDAGKRSVATAAVYSAAIGDTGGLQSYRTVIGVPLELPAGSYYFRLEGSGYNLAWLDLSRELVVNGSFREASTEGWTLFKKDWVDNDPVKNTVMTAEPGALKVDLGGSGDEEWNVQVKQGAILMEQGKKYLLRFDAEASIARLIRVLVQHDGSSDNDWTPYMNETASLSETGGHYEYLFTAPVSDPAALLQFTLGKVSELIGAHSVKLSNISLLQVSPVMAGEAYGENLIPNGDFSAPLQGWSSYSSDSGELSIDNVNGALRMQVGSTGSNSWDRQVYYEGVAYNEGNHYTLTFKAKAEAARKMNISIGWLDAANNYTWHGYASKVVDLGTEYNTYTLEFDVTGGSTSIGRISFELGNIPDGGTGHLAVDVDDVVLLNNGTIPAP, from the coding sequence ATGTACCGCAGGGGAATATCTAAGCTTCTGGTTACTGTTATGCTGCTGTCAGGTCTGCAGCTTCCGGGGAACATCGGACTCGCAAAAGCAGCCGGTCCGGAAGGGCTTCCCGGATCAGCAGTAAGCGTAAGCAGCATTAATGCGGCCGGAACGGCAAGGTTTGCCGATATGAAACAGCATTGGGCGGCGGAGGCGGCGGACAGGCTGGCAGCCGCCGGGATTCTGCAAGGTGACGGTCAGGGGCAATTTGGGCCCAGCCGGGCAGTCTCCCGCGCGGAGATGGCAGTTATACTGGGCCGGGTGTTTCGCTACACCGATTCGGGCAGTGCCGCTTTCAGTGATGTAAGCGCTTCTTCCTGGTATAGCAAGGATATTGGCGGGAGCAACGCAGCGGGTATTATCACGGGTTACGCGGACGGACGGTTTCAGCCGGAAGCCGCCGTAACGCGGCAGGATGTGTTAACGATGCTTGGACGGGCTTTCATGCTGGAAGCCGCCTCCCAAAATGTACTGGCCGCTCAGGCAGACGGGTCATCGGTCAGCGGCTATGCCAGGGAAGCAGTGAGCGCTATGCTTGACGCCGGTTATATTCGCGGCGACTCGGCAGGAAAGCTGAATCCGCAGGCTCCGATGACACGCGCCGAGCTGGCGGTGCTGCTCGGCCGGATGATCGGATGGATCAGTGCGGACGAAGGAAGCTATTCGATTGGTGAGGTGTCCGGCAATGTTATTGTCAACCGGGCGGACGTACGGATTGAAGGCGGATCGGTCAATGGAAATCTCTATGTGACTGCCGGAACGGGTGAGGGAGCAGTATCGTTTTCCGGACTCAAGGTGAAGGGTACCACACGTATCTCCGGAGGCGGCGGACATTCGGTGGTCTTTCACAAATCTTCCCTGGGGCAGACGATTGTAGACAAGGCCAAAGTGCCTGTGCGGCTCGTCCTGGAGGATGAAAGCTCCGCGGCCCGGATCGAATTGATCCATCCGGCCAAAGTTGAAATTGGGACCAGCTCAAGAGTGGATGCCCTGATTGTCGGTACCGGCGCTGCCGGATCAGAAATTGTGAACCGGGGGCACATAGGCTTGCTGGATCCAAAGGCGGGCAGTGTGCTTCTCAACGGCACAGCCCTCAAAACCGGAGAGACGCTTCGGGGCTTATCCGGCAGTGCAGCCTCACCGCAGGCCAGTGCTACGGCTGCCGCAGCCGGCGGTGGAACCGGAGGAGGAGTGACACCGTCACCGACGCCTGCAGCGACGGCCAGCGCCGCACCAACTGCAACGGCGGCGGCAAGCGCTACACCGGCTGCAACGGCGACGGCTACTCCGGCAACCAATAATGATCCCTGGGAGCTAGTCTGGAACGATGAATTCGACGGCAGCTCCATTGACGGAAACAAATGGAATGTACAGGATACCGGAACGGTATACAACAACGAACTGGAATATTACCATCCGGACAACGTTGCACTCGAAATGGAGAGCGGGCAGGGTGTGCTCGCACTGGAAGCACGGAAGGAAGCTTACGGCGGGAAAGAGTATACTTCCGGCAAGCTGACCTCCAAGATGAAGGGCGACTGGACTTACGGTAAATTCACGGTGCGTGCCAAGCTGCCGGTTCAGCAAGGCATGTGGCCGGCCATCTGGATGATGCCAACCGATGAAGAGAAGCAGTACGGACCTTGGCCTGGTAGCGGCGAGATGGACATTATGGAATTGACGGGACCGGTGGCCGGTGATACGGAGAAGGCTGATCTGTACCCGAGAACCGTGCATGGTTCGCTTCATTACGATATCCCGCACATGTCCCAATCCAAGACTTATGTTCTGCCCGAAGGCAAAACATTTGCTGACGATTATCATGATTTCACGCTTGAATGGCTTCCGGGCCTGATCCGGTATTACGTGGACGGTAAAATGTATTTTGAAACGAGCGATTGGGGGACAAAGGCAGAAGGCCAGCCGGATTACTATACTTATCCTGCGCCGTTTGACCGGCCGTTCTATATGATTCTCAATCTGGCGGTCGGCGGCGATTGGCCGGGCAACCCGGCTGCGGACTTCCAGTCAGATAAGATGTATGTCGATTATGTCCGGGTTTATAAGTATAAACAGCTGGATGAGTGGCCTGACGTAACGGGAAAGCGGCCAACAAAGCCCGAAACCTCTGATCCGCAGCGTCCTGTGCTTGCAGACGGGAACCAGATTTACAACGGTGATTTCAAAGGCGCCGCAGCAGCCGGCGGACTTCCGCAATACTGGGAATTAATCAAGAATGCAGGCGGTGCGGGCTCAGCTTCCGTCATCGAAGACAAGGATAAGGGTAAGGCAGTGAAGGTGGCTATCCAAGAGGCGGGAACCCAAAATTATTCCGTCCAGCTCACCCAAATGCCGCTTCTTCTGGAGAAGGGCAAAGCCTACAAAGTAACGTTTGATGCCAAAGCAGATGCGGTCCGTCCGGTGATGAGCAAGCTGACCGAATTCGGCGGCGGATGGACAGCGTACTCTAAAGAACGGAATTTCCAGCTTACCCCGGACTGGCAATCTTTTGAGTATACCTTTAACATGGCGCAGGCTACCGACAACAATGTCCGTTTTGAATTCAATCTCGGTCTAAACGATATTACGGCTTATTTCGCTAATGTCCGGGTAGTTGAGACCCAGCCCCTGCCGGTAGTCCGCACTCCGCTGGCTGACGGCAACCTCATTTACAATGGAGGGTTTGAGCTGGGAGAAGACAGGCTGGGCTATTGGAGATTTGCGGTTAAGCCGGAATCGGGAGCAGCGGCGGATGCTAAGGTAACCAATATCCTGGAGCTTCCGCTCATGAAACGGATATTCAGTGTACAAGTCGATAACACCGGTAAGTCGGCGGAGGATGTAATGCTTACGCAGACAGGTCTGCCTTTGTCTGCAGGAGGCGTCTATCAACTCTATTTCGATGCCCGGTCGGAACAGTCTCAGCCGATGGGTATTAAGCTTGAGGCCGGTGGCGGAGATACCCTCTATCCTGACGGATCATCGCTTACTCTAACGCCGGAATGGAAGAGCTACACAGCGGAGATCTCCATGTCCAGCTCTGCCGGCACCGAAGGTACATTATCATTCCTTCTTGGCCAGGCTGCCGGGCACACCGAGATCGATAATGTGCGTCTCGTCCGTATGGCCGAGCCGCCTGCATTAAACGGCTACCTGCATCTCCGGGGTGATCAGTACTCCGGGGCATCGGGAATCAGCCTGATGCCAAGCGGCGAAGGCGGTAAGGATATCACCGACATGGACAAGGGCGATTACGCGGAGTACAAAGTGGTTCTTCCTCAGGCGGCAAGCATAGTTCCTGTGGCCAGGGTATCCAGTGTACGGGCCGGTTCCGAACTGGAGCTGTCCGTTCTGGATGCCGGCAAGCGCAGTGTGGCGACAGCAGCCGTCTACAGCGCGGCTATCGGGGATACGGGAGGACTCCAATCCTACCGCACAGTCATCGGTGTGCCACTTGAGCTGCCTGCCGGAAGCTATTATTTCCGTCTTGAAGGCAGCGGCTACAACCTGGCTTGGCTGGATCTTTCTCGTGAGCTGGTGGTGAACGGCAGCTTCAGGGAGGCTTCGACCGAAGGCTGGACGCTGTTCAAGAAGGACTGGGTCGACAATGATCCGGTAAAGAATACTGTAATGACTGCCGAGCCTGGAGCGTTAAAGGTTGACCTTGGCGGCAGCGGTGACGAGGAATGGAATGTTCAGGTGAAGCAAGGCGCGATTCTGATGGAGCAAGGCAAGAAGTATTTGCTCCGCTTCGATGCGGAAGCATCCATAGCACGGCTGATCCGGGTACTGGTCCAGCATGACGGCTCGTCAGATAACGATTGGACTCCATATATGAACGAGACAGCGAGCCTGAGCGAAACCGGCGGACATTACGAATACCTGTTCACTGCCCCGGTAAGCGATCCCGCCGCCCTGCTTCAGTTCACTCTGGGTAAGGTGTCGGAGCTGATTGGAGCGCATAGTGTCAAGCTAAGCAATATTTCCCTGCTTCAGGTGAGTCCGGTGATGGCTGGTGAGGCTTATGGGGAGAATCTGATACCGAACGGAGACTTCTCGGCTCCGCTGCAGGGCTGGAGCAGCTATTCATCCGACAGCGGAGAATTGTCTATTGACAATGTAAATGGGGCGCTGCGCATGCAGGTAGGCTCCACAGGGTCGAACAGCTGGGACCGGCAGGTCTATTACGAGGGAGTAGCCTACAACGAAGGCAATCATTATACACTCACTTTTAAAGCCAAGGCAGAAGCAGCTCGCAAAATGAACATCAGCATCGGCTGGCTGGATGCCGCGAATAATTACACCTGGCATGGATATGCGAGCAAAGTGGTTGATCTTGGTACAGAATACAACACTTACACTTTAGAATTCGACGTTACCGGAGGGAGCACGTCCATCGGCCGCATTTCTTTTGAACTGGGAAATATTCCGGACGGAGGCACAGGCCATCTTGCGGTGGATGTCGATGATGTGGTGTTGCTGAACAACGGAACAATACCGGCACCTTGA